Within the Desulfovibrio sp. genome, the region GCTTTAAGCGCCTCTGCATGGAGCAGATCCATCGCGTCCCTTTTGTAGTGCTGCACCTTGGAAGAAAGCAGGATTTCCTTTTCTCTAGGACGCGGCAGATCTATTTCTATCTCCTTGATAATCTTGCCAGGGGCATTGCTCATGATAAGCAATCTGTCGGCCATAAAAATGGCTTCATCAATTTCTGAAGTAATAAAAAGGACAGTGCCTTTCTGTTCTTCAAGCAGACGAACAAAATATTCCTGCATGATTTCCCTTGTCATGGCGTCCAGGCCACGAAAAGGTTCGTCCAGCATCATGACCTTTGGCATGTTGGCCAACATGCGCGCCAGCTCACACCGACGCTGCATGCCTCCCGAAAGATGCGAGGGGTACTTGTTGCGAAAGTCTTGAAGCCCCACTTTTTCAAGCAAGGCTGAAACCCGTGCCTCCACCTGCGCTGTGGCGATTTTTCGCTGCACAAGAGGACCAAAGGCCACGTTGGAATAGGTGCTCATCCACGGGAAAAGCGCCGTTTCCTGAAAGACGACCAGGCGATCTCCGCCGGGGCCTTTCACTTTCACGCCGTCCAGCGTTATGTTTCCGGAATCCGGCATTTCATAACCGGCAAGCAGGTTGACTAGGGTGCTTTTACCGCTTCCGGACGGACCAATGAGAACCGTGATTTCTCCACCGCGCAGGGTGAACGAGCAGTCTTCCAGAATAATCTTTTCCTTCTGCCCATATCCGTATGTCTTACGGAGGTCGCTGACGACCATTTCAGAGGAGGCCATATTCGCTCCTTGGTTTTTACGCGGCTCTGGCAAAGCCTGGGGAATCCGCGCGGAAAATTAGTCGTTGCCGCACGACAAGCGCAACGTCCCGGATTTTCCATGACAGACAGGTTTAGAATGTTCTTGTCCAGGGCATACAATAATGGCCGAGCTTGCGGATGGCGGAACTGGACAGATAGCCCACCACGCCAATGCTCATCATGCCGATGACGATCTGCGGGTAGTTCCCGCCGACATAGGACGACCATGTGAGATAGCCCAGGCCAGATTTGCCGGCGATCATCTCCGCGGCGACCACCACTTCCCAGGTGATGCCCATGCCGACCGCCATGCCGGTGAAAATGCTGGGCAGGGTCGCGGGCAGCACAACTTTGCAAAAGATGTCCCAGCGACGCGCCCCCAACGAAATGGCCGCGCGGGTAAGACGGGCATCAATATTCTTGGCGCCACCGACCACATTGAGCACCACGGTGTAGAATGCGCCCAAAAAGATTACAAAGGTAATGGACATTTCCGTTGTCGGCCAAAAGATGATGGAGATGGGCACCCACGCCAAAGGCGGAATGGGCCGCAATATTTCAAAAGAAGGAAAGACAATGCCGAAAAAGGTACGGCTCGCCGCCATGGTCAGGCCCAAGGGAATGCCGACGATTTGTGCAAACAAAAAACCTTTAAACACGCGATAGATGCTTGCCATCCAGTTTTGCCAGTAAGATGGTTCGGCCAGAAGCCCGCCGAGCACCCCTAGAACCTCATGCGGGGCCGGCATGGATTCCAGCATGGGGAACTTTAAGGAGCGTCCTACTTCCCAAATGACAATGAGCGTGATGATGGAAATGACGCCGCGCTGGAATTCGATGGTTTCCAGCCTGGCCAGCAAGGGAATTTTTTTCTTGCTCATGGCTGTTCCTTTTATGCGAGCTCGCGCTCACCGGCTTCAAAGGCCTTGTATGCTTCTTCATGCACGGCATTGACGATGAGGCTTTTGAGCTCGCAATACCGTTCGGATGTCTGCACCCTGATGTCGCGGGGGCGAGGGATATCTACGTTGATCATCTGCTTTACACGGCAAGGTCTGGTGGTCATCACAACTACTTTGCTGCCGAGCAGGATCGCCTCTTCCAAATCATGCGTGATAAAAAAAATGGTTTTGCGCACCCGGTCATAAACCCGCAGCAGGAACTCGTGCATAACGCCCTTGGTCACGGCGTCCATGGCACGAAAAGGCTCGTCGAGCAGCAGAACCTTGGGGTCGTTCATGAGCGCGCGGGCTATTTCCACACGGCGCTTCATGCCTGACGAAAGTTCCCCGGGATAACTGTTGGCCGTGGCCTGCAAGCCCAACTCCCCCAAAAGGTCCATGGCCCTCTTGCGTGCTGAAGATTCGTCCTCTCCCTGCACCACAGGGCCGAACGTGGTATTTTCAAGCACAGTGTACCAGGGGAACAGAGCCCCGTTCTGAAAAACCACAATGCGTTCCTTGCCGGGGGGAGTTTGTTTGTTGGCAGAGCAGAGAAGCTGGCCGTCCAGATATATCTCGCCCGAAGAAATGTCGTGAAACCCGGCAATGGCATTGAGAAGCGTGGTCTTGCCACAGCCCGAAGGGCCGACGACCATGCAGAACTCACCCGCGTCCAGCTCCAGGGAACAATTGTCTATTGCGCAGACATTGAGGCCATCGGGGTCATAAATTTTGCTCACATTGCGGATACTGATTTTGCCTTCACTGGACATGATTTACCTCACCGTCCAACGCATGAGCTGATTGCCGACCATGCGGATAATCGCGCTACAGAAATAGCCAATGAGCCCAAGCGTGGCCATGCCGATAACAATGACGGGATACTGGCTCAGGACATAGGAATCCCAGATCAGGTAGCCAAGGCCGTATTCTCCAGAGAGCATCTCGGCCGCCACCAGCGAAAACCAAGCCACGCCCATACTGATCTGCAACCCCGTGAAGATGAAAGGCAAAGCACCAGGGATAACCACGCGTGTGAACACATTCCGCTCGGAGGCACCCAAGCACTTGGCGGCGCGAAAATAAACCTCGTCGATGGAATCGACGCCCAGCAGAGTGTTCAGTACTGTGGCAAAGAAAGAGGCTAAACAAGCCAGGAATATGATGGGAGCCTCGCGCCCTGCAAACATCAGGATAGCCAACGGAACCCACGCCATTGTGGGAATAGGGCGCAACAATTCCAGTACGGGGAAGGCATAATCGCGCACTTTTTTCTTCCAGCCCATAAACAGGCCCAAAGGGACGCCGAGACAAGTGGCAATAGTGAAGCCGGCAAGAATGCGCAGGCAACTCCACATGATATGCATGTAGTATTGCGGCGTGAAAATGGACGTGCCAAAGACTGGATCACGTGATATAAATTCGTTCCAACACAACACGGGCCCAGGCAATTTTTCAAATCGGGGTAATTTGAGCTTTTCCGTGGCCAGCCACCAGAAAAACAGGAACCCTACAGTGCCGATAAGCCCCAGCAACAGACCTCTTCTCGAATCTTTGTTTGTCAGGCTATGCAGGATCCGAACGGCAATACTGTTCTTTTTCTCCACGGGGACTTCGCCCGCAGACGCGGCGACTTCAAGCATGAACCATCCTCCTCAGGGTGTGTTCAAACATGAACAGGGGCGAGGGGGCGTTGCCGCCCCTCTCGCAATATTCTGCCCGCTATTTGGGCAGATTGGCCGTGGAGATATCCTTGGGCACAATGACGCCCAAGGGCACATGGACATTCAGTTCCTTTGCGGCCTTGACGGCCAGTGAGTCGTCAATGGCGCCGGCGGGCGCATGATCGACGTCGATGATCTTGTTTTTGAAAAGGAAGGTATATGTGCCTTCCAGCAGATTGTGTACGGCAGGCGTGAAAATGTAAGGCTTGGTGTCGCGCTCGGGTGCGCCGCCACATTGGGCCGGGATCTGCCCGTAGATGGAAAACCAAGCCATAAGCGGCGTGATGCCGGTAGCCTGCGCTGAAACAAGCTGGGCTACCTCGTTCCAGTTTTTGGGATCAAGAATGAATTGCTGCGCTTCCAACTCGGCCTTCAGCCAGGCCAGAGCCAAGTCGGGGTGCTTCTGGAGAAAGTCTGCGCGCATGGCGACGAATCCGGCATCAGGAGTGCCAAACGTATTGCCGGTGGCGACAACTCGAGCAACGCCCTCACCGGCGAGATCGCTGATGCGGCTCACCGTGGGTTCCCACAACACAGCGGCGTCAATCTTTTTTACGCGGAAGTTGGTGGCGATAACTTCCAAAGATTCGTTAAGGATGGTCTTGGGCTTAATGTTACTGTGCTCCATGACGGTGCGCAGAAAACGCTCGGCACAACTGCCTTTCGGCGTCGCGATCGTTTTGTCGTCCAGCCATTTGACGGCGTCTTCAGGCGAAGCGAATTGGGGGGCGTCCGCGCGCACCATGATCACATTGCAGCGCTGCCCGGCGGAAAACCCCAGGGACGCCACCAGCTTGATGGGTGCAATACTGGTTTTGGTCGTGCAGACTACGGCGGGCATGTCGCCCAGATAACCGATGCTCTGCTTATCCGCGAGCATCGCATTCACGATGACGGAACCTTGCAGAGCCCCTTCAAACTCCACCTCGGTTCCCTGAGGCATGTACTTTTTCCAAATTTCCTTGGCGCGAATCACTATGGCCGAATAAGAAATGGTGTCGTACGGCTGGTAGCCGACCACAATTTTTTCGGCAAAGGACGGCGTCACCATGCCGAAGCAAAGGAAAACGGCAAAAACCCACACGAGAAGTTTACGCATAATAAACACTCCTTGGGAATAAAAAGGTCCTGATCCACACAACGTTCTCAACCAATACGTTCATGATGAAATAGTTGCGCCAAAAAGCCTGTTAAACCTAGCCGGAAGACTCCCTAATCACGCCCCGGCGATCCCCAACTTCACTAGGTAAAATCTGACGTTGTCATGGGTAGAAATACCGTATGGGGGCGGCACGCCGAAGAGCGGGGCCGGCCCCCTTGTTTCCGTGAAGCCGTGCGGTGCGGCGAAGATGCATTCATAAAGCCAACCGAACCCTGTACGACGCTCTCCTGGCTTCACCCGCAAAGGGACTACT harbors:
- a CDS encoding NrtA/SsuA/CpmA family ABC transporter substrate-binding protein; the protein is MRKLLVWVFAVFLCFGMVTPSFAEKIVVGYQPYDTISYSAIVIRAKEIWKKYMPQGTEVEFEGALQGSVIVNAMLADKQSIGYLGDMPAVVCTTKTSIAPIKLVASLGFSAGQRCNVIMVRADAPQFASPEDAVKWLDDKTIATPKGSCAERFLRTVMEHSNIKPKTILNESLEVIATNFRVKKIDAAVLWEPTVSRISDLAGEGVARVVATGNTFGTPDAGFVAMRADFLQKHPDLALAWLKAELEAQQFILDPKNWNEVAQLVSAQATGITPLMAWFSIYGQIPAQCGGAPERDTKPYIFTPAVHNLLEGTYTFLFKNKIIDVDHAPAGAIDDSLAVKAAKELNVHVPLGVIVPKDISTANLPK
- a CDS encoding ABC transporter permease, which codes for MSKKKIPLLARLETIEFQRGVISIITLIVIWEVGRSLKFPMLESMPAPHEVLGVLGGLLAEPSYWQNWMASIYRVFKGFLFAQIVGIPLGLTMAASRTFFGIVFPSFEILRPIPPLAWVPISIIFWPTTEMSITFVIFLGAFYTVVLNVVGGAKNIDARLTRAAISLGARRWDIFCKVVLPATLPSIFTGMAVGMGITWEVVVAAEMIAGKSGLGYLTWSSYVGGNYPQIVIGMMSIGVVGYLSSSAIRKLGHYCMPWTRTF
- a CDS encoding ABC transporter ATP-binding protein; translated protein: MSSEGKISIRNVSKIYDPDGLNVCAIDNCSLELDAGEFCMVVGPSGCGKTTLLNAIAGFHDISSGEIYLDGQLLCSANKQTPPGKERIVVFQNGALFPWYTVLENTTFGPVVQGEDESSARKRAMDLLGELGLQATANSYPGELSSGMKRRVEIARALMNDPKVLLLDEPFRAMDAVTKGVMHEFLLRVYDRVRKTIFFITHDLEEAILLGSKVVVMTTRPCRVKQMINVDIPRPRDIRVQTSERYCELKSLIVNAVHEEAYKAFEAGERELA
- a CDS encoding ABC transporter permease, whose product is MLEVAASAGEVPVEKKNSIAVRILHSLTNKDSRRGLLLGLIGTVGFLFFWWLATEKLKLPRFEKLPGPVLCWNEFISRDPVFGTSIFTPQYYMHIMWSCLRILAGFTIATCLGVPLGLFMGWKKKVRDYAFPVLELLRPIPTMAWVPLAILMFAGREAPIIFLACLASFFATVLNTLLGVDSIDEVYFRAAKCLGASERNVFTRVVIPGALPFIFTGLQISMGVAWFSLVAAEMLSGEYGLGYLIWDSYVLSQYPVIVIGMATLGLIGYFCSAIIRMVGNQLMRWTVR
- a CDS encoding ABC transporter ATP-binding protein: MASSEMVVSDLRKTYGYGQKEKIILEDCSFTLRGGEITVLIGPSGSGKSTLVNLLAGYEMPDSGNITLDGVKVKGPGGDRLVVFQETALFPWMSTYSNVAFGPLVQRKIATAQVEARVSALLEKVGLQDFRNKYPSHLSGGMQRRCELARMLANMPKVMMLDEPFRGLDAMTREIMQEYFVRLLEEQKGTVLFITSEIDEAIFMADRLLIMSNAPGKIIKEIEIDLPRPREKEILLSSKVQHYKRDAMDLLHAEALKAFSSGSRAVQDFLEGYERQQELV